The following is a genomic window from Effusibacillus pohliae DSM 22757.
TTAAGGTGCTTATCAAAGAGCTGCAGTCGCTCGGCATGGATGTGAAGATTCTGTCGGAGGACGAACAGGAAATCGTCATGCGCGAGATCGATGACGAAGAGGATGCAGGAGAGAAACTGAACCTGAACTTGGAAGCGCGCGAAGCAAACGAAGAGTAAGGGAGGTTAGGCCCTTTGTTGGATGTCAATAATTTCGAGTTTATGAAAATCGGGTTGGCATCTCCCGAGAAGATTCGCTCCTGGTCGCACGGAGAAGTGAAAAAACCCGAGACGATCAACTACCGCACGTTGAAACCGGAGAAAGAAGGTCTCTTCTGCGAAAAAATCTTTGGACCGACCCGTGACTGGGAATGCCATTGCGGAAAATACAAGCGGGTTCGCTACAAAGGGGTCGTCTGCGACCGCTGCGGCGTCGAAGTGACGCGGGCGAAGGTGCGCCGTGAGCGGATGGGTCATATCGAGCTGGCGGCTCCCGTCTCGCACATCTGGTTTTTTAAAGGGATCCCCAGCCGAATGGGGTTAATTCTTGACATGTCGCCGCGAGCGCTGGAGGAAGTGATCTATTTTGCCTCCTACGTGGTAACCGATCCCGGCGATACGCCGCTTGAGAAGAAACAGCTTCTGTCGGAGAAGGAATACCGGGCCAACCGGGAAAAATACGGCTATGCCTTCCAGGCCGGCATGGGCGCGGAAGCGATCAAAAAGCTGCTGATGGAAATCGATCTCGACAAAGAAGTCGAGTTGCTGAAAGAAGAGCTGAAAACGGCGCAGGGGCAGCGGCGAAACCGGGCCATCAAGCGGCTGGAGGTGCTGGAAGCGTTCCGCACATCGGGCAACCGTCCGGAGTGGATGATTCTCGATGTATTGCCGGTGATTCCGCCGGAACTGCGGCCGATGGTGCAATTGGACGGCGGCCGCTTTGCCACCTCCGACCTGAACGACCTGTACCGCCGCGTGATCAACCGGAACAACCGGTTGAAGCGCCTGCTCGACCTGGGCGCGCCGGACATCATCGTCCAGAACGAAAAGCGGATGCTGCAAGAAGCGGTTGACGCGCTGATCGACAACGGCCGCCGCGGCCGCCCGGTGACAGGCCCCGGCAACCGGCCGCTGAAGTCGCTGTCCCATATGCTGAAAGGGAAGCAGGGACGATTCCGGCAAAACCTGCTCGGAAAACGGGTGGACTATTCGGGCCGTTCCGTGATCGTCGTCGGCCCGCATCTGCGCATGTACCAGTGCGGTCTGCCGAAGGAAATGGCGCTTGAACTGTTCAAACCGTTCGTTATGAAGGAATTGGTGGCGAAAGGTCTCGCCCACAACATTAAATCGGCGAAGCGGAAGGTGGAACGGGTTTCGCCGGAAGTGTGGGACGTGCTGGAAGAAGTGATCCGCGAGCACCCGGTTCTGTTGAACCGTGCTCCGACCCTGCACCGGTTGGGGATTCAGGCGTTTGAGCCGGTGCTCGTCGAGGGGCGCGCCATCAAATTGCACCCGTTGGTGTGCACGGCGTACAACGCCGATTTTGACGGCGACCAAATGGCGGTGCACGTGCCGCTGTCGGCCGAGGCGCAAGCGGAAGCCCGCTTGCTGATGCTGGCGGCTCACAACATCCTGAACCCGAAAGACGGCAAACCGGTCGTCACGCCGACGCAGGACATGGTATTGGGCTCTTATTACCTGACGATGGAAAAATTGGGCAACCCCGGCGAAGGCCGCATTTTCGCGACCGCGCATGAAGCGATCCTGGCCTACCAGATGGGGCAAATCGCGCTGCACACGCGGATTTGCATCCCTGTCAAGGCGCTCGGCAAGACCAATTTCTCGCCGGAACAGGAAAAGGGACTGCTGATCACGACCGTCGGCAAGATCATCTTTAACGAGATCTTCCCGAGCGATTTTCCTTACATCAACGTCGGCGACAAGAAGAACCTGCTGAAGGGAGTGCCGGAGGAGTTCTTCATCCTCGACAAAGGCATCGATCTGAAAAAACGGGTGCAGGAATTGCCGCTGCAGAATGCCGTGGTCAAGGGCTTCCTGGGAACGATCATCTCCGAGGTGTTCAACCGGTACGGCACCACGCAAACGGCGGAAATCCTCGACAAGATCAAGGCGCTTGGCTTCTCGTATTCGACCAAGGCGGGCATCACCATTTCGGTCGCCGATATCACGGTGCCGGAAGAAAAGAAAGAAATTCTGGCGGAAGCAGAGAAAAAGGTGCAAACGGTCACCAACCAGTACCGCCGCGGTCTGATCACCGACGATGAGCGGTATGACCGGGTGATTTCGATCTGGAGCAAGGCGAAAGACCAGATCACCGAGGTGCTGATGAAATCGCTCGACCGCTACAACCCGATCTACATGATGGCCAACTCAGGGGCCCGCGGTAACGTGTCGCAGATCACGCAACTGGCCGGTATGCGGGGATTGATGGCGAACCCATCGGGGCGGATCATCGAGCTGCCGATCAAGTCGAACTTCCGGGAAGGGTTGACCGTGTTGGAATACTTTATCTCCACTCACGGCGCCCGCAAAGGTTTGGCCGACACGGCGCTACGGACAGCCGATTCCGGGTATCTGACCCGCCGTCTGGTCGACGTGGCGCAAGATGTAATCGTGCGGGAAGTCGATTGCGGCACCGACAAGGGGATCATCGTCGACGAAATCCGCGACGGCAAGGAAGTGATCGAAGACCTGTTTGACCGCATCAACGGCCGCGTGGCGTTTGAGACGGTGAAACATCCGCAGACTGGCGAAATCATCGTCCGGAAAAATGAGCTGATCACGGAAGAGATGGCCCGCGCAATCGTCGATGCGGGAATTGAGCGCGTGCGCATCCGGTCCGTGCTGTCCTGTCGCACTCAGCATGGGGTCTGTATCAAATGCTACGGCCGCAACCTGGCGACCGGCAAAATGGTGGAAATCGGGGAAGCGGTTGGCATCATCGCCGCCCAGTCGATCGGTGAACCGGGTACCCAGCTGACGATGCGGACGTTCCACACCGGCGGCGTGGCCGGCGACGATATCACGCAAGGTTTGCCGCGGATCCAGGAACTGTTTGAGGCGCGCAATCCGAAGGGGCAAGCGATCATCACCGAAATGGACGGTGAAGTGACCGACATCCGGGAAGTCAAAGACAAGCGGGAGATTGAGATCACCAGTGAAACGGAAACGAAGGTGTATCCGGTTCCGTACGGTTCCCGGATTCGGGTCAGCGTTGGCCAGAAAGTGGAAGCGGGCGACGAACTGACAGAAGGCTCCGTCGACCCGAAAGACATGTTGAAGGTGAAAGGCCTGCGCGGCGTGCAGAACTACCTGCTGCGGGAAGTGCAACGCGTGTACCGGTTGCAGGGTGTGGACATCAACGACAAACACATCGAAGTGATGGTGCGGCAGATGCTCCGCAAAGTGCGGATCGTCGACAACGGTGATACGGAACTGTTGCCCGGCACCTATGTGGATATTCATGAATTTGAAGCGGCCAACCTGCGGGCGCTTCTGGACGGCCGTGAACCGGCTGTCGGCCGGCCTGCGCTGCTCGGGATCACGAAGGCGTCCCTGGAAACGGATTCGTTCCTGTCGGCCGCTTCCTTCCAGGAGACGACCCGGGTTCTGACGGAAGCGGCGATCAAGGGCAAGGTCGACCGCTTGCTCGGACTCAAGGAAAACGTGATTATCGGCAAGTTGGTACCGGCCGGTACCGGCATGTCTCGTTACCGCAACATCAAACTGGAAGAGGATGCGCCGGCGCCAGACAATCCCGAGGTGAAGGAAGAAGCGGCTGCCGAGCGGGAAGTAGAAACCGTGGCGGAGTGAACCGGCTCGTACTCGGCGGGATCATCCGTCCCGCCGGGCTCACTTTTAATCAGCAAATCATAAATTTCGTATGGGTATGAATCCAATTTGTTGACATCAAAACCTGACGCTGATACAATGATTGAGTGTGCTCACAGTCCTTAGCGCATTTTGTTCGAGGAGGGGTTGTCGGTTGCCGTATGAACGGATTCGCAGTGCCAAACAGGTTGCGGTTGGCACGAATCAGACAACTAAGGCCCTGGAGCAATCTGTTGCGAAAGAAGTGTTTGTTGCGAAAGACGCCGACAAAAAGATCGTTGATCGGATTGTCCGGTTGTGCGAAACGAAAAACACTCCGTTTTTCTGGGTCGACTCGATGAAACAACTCGGTAAGGTCTGTGGAATAGAAGTAGGCGCCGCGGTGGCGGCGATCCTGCAAGAGTAACAGTTGAAATCGGAAAGCGGCAACTCGCGACCGTTTCGATTCGGCTGTTCTTTATTTCCTTGTTGATGAACCGCCAGGCTCTGTGGGCTTGAAATGTGTGGAAGGGGGTGTAGATGGATGCCGACAATTAACCAGTTGGTTCGAAAAGGCCGCAAGGCGGTGGAGAAAAAATCGACTGCCCCGGCGCTGCAAAAAGGCTACAACAGCTTCGAGAAGGTGCAAACCAACCAATCGTCGCCGCAAAAGCGTGGCGTATGCACGCGTGTGGGTACGATGACGCCGAAAAAACCGAACTCTGCGCTGCGGAAGTATGCGCGTGTCCGCTTGAGCAACGGGATCGAAGTGACGGCATACATTCCGGGTATCGGACACAACTTGCAAGAGCACTCGGTGGTGCTTGTTCGCGGCGGCCGTGTGAAAGATCTTCCGGGGGTTCGTTATCATATCGTTCGTGGTGCGCTGGACACCGCCGGCGTTAAGGACAGGATGCAAGGTCGATCCAAGTACGGCGCGAAGCGTCCGAAAGCGAAATCCTGATTTTGATTGGAAAATCGGTTGGAAAGGAGGGGGAATGAATGCCGCGTAAAGGACCTGTACCTCGCCGCGAGATCACGCCGGATCCGGTATACAACCATGAGATGGTTGCCCGTTTGATCAACAAGGTCATGAAAGACGGGAAGAAAGGCCTGGCGGAGCGAATTGTGTACGGTGCGTTCGAGAAGGTTCGCGAGAAAGCCGGCAAAGATCCGGTTGAAGTGTTCGAAACGGCGTTGAAAAACGTGATGCCGGTGCTGGAAGTGAAAGCCCGCCGCGTCGGTGGTGCCAACTACCAGGTGCCGGTGGAGGTTCGTCCGGAACGCCGGACTACGCTCGGAATTCGTTGGTTGGTCAACTACGCCCGCCAGCGTGGAGAAAAAACCATGCAAGAAAAGCTGGCGAACGAAATTCTCGATGCGGCCAACAACACCGGGGGCGCTGTCAAAAAGCGCGAAGACACCCACAAAATGGCGGAGGCGAACAAAGCGTTTGCGCATTACCGCTGGTAGGATAAAATGGGCCGGCCAGGCCCTCTGCATACTCAGCTTTGCTACTTACAGCGCAAGAAAGGAGGCAAATGAATGGCTCGTGCGTTTCCGTTAGAAAAAACGCGGAACATCGGGATCATGGCTCACATTGACGCGGGGAAAACCACCACGACGGAGCGGATCCTGTTCTACACCGGCCGGGTGCACAAGATCGGCGAAGTGCACGAAGGCGCCGCGACGATGGACTGGATGGTGCAGGAGCAGGAGCGCGGAATCACGATCACGTCCGCCGCTACCACCTGTCAGTGGAAAGGTCATCGCATCAACATTATCGACACGCCTGGGCACGTGGACTTCACCGTCGAGGTGGAACGGTCGCTGCGCGTGCTTGATGGTGCCGTCGGCGTATTCTGTGCGAAGGGCGGGGTGGAGCCGCAATCCGAAACGGTCTGGCGGCAAGCGGACAAGTACGGCGTTCCGCGGATCGCGTACGTCAACAAGATGGACATTATCGGGGCCGATTTTTATCGGGCTGTTCAACAGATGCGCGACCGCCTGAAGAAGAATGCGGTTCCCATTCAGTTGCCGATCGGGGCGGAGGATACGTTCGTCGGGATGGTCGACCTTGTCGAAATGAAAGCGATCATTTACACCGACGACCTCGGGAAAGTATCCGAAGCGCGTGAGATTCCGGATGAGATGAAAGATCAGGCGGAAGAATACCGCACCAAGCTGGTCGAGGCGGTTGCCGAAATCGACGAGGAACTGATGATGAAGTACCTGGAAGGCGAAGAGCTGACGGTCGATGAGATCAAGGCGGCGCTTCGCAAAGGGACCATCAGCGGCCAAATCGTCCCGGTGCTTTGCGGATCTTCCTATAAAAACAAAGGGGTTCAGCCGATGCTGGACGCGGTGGTGGATTACCTGCCTTCGCCGGTCGACGTTCCGGATATCAAGGGCGTTACGGCAGATGGCACGGAGACCACCCGCAAATCGAGCGACGACGAGCCGTTCGCTGCGCTTGCCTTCAAAATCATGTCGGACCCATACGTAGGAAAACTGGCGTTCTTCCGTGTCTATTCCGGTGTGTTGAATTCCGGTTCCTATGTGTTGAACTCGACGAAGAACAAGCGTGAGCGGATCGGGCGTATCCTGCAGATGCACGCCAACCACCGCGAAGAGATTTCCACCGTTTACGCGGGGGATATTGCGGCCGCTGTCGGCTTGAAAGACACGACCACCGGGGATACGCTGTGCGATGAGAAGAACGTTGTGATTCTTGAATCGATGGAATTCCCGGATCCCGTGATTTCGGTCGCGATCGAGCCGAAAACGAAGGCGGACCAGGACAAAATGGGTCTCGCCCTGGCGAAACTGGCGGAAGAGGACCCGACATTCCGGACGCATACCGACCAGGAAACGGGCCAAACGATCATCTCCGGTATGGGCGAGTTGCATCTGGAAATTATCGTTGACCGGCTGCAGCGGGAATTCAAAGTGGAAGCCAATGTGGGCAAACCGCAAGTGGCATACAAAGAAACGATCAAAGGCCGGACCAGGGTCGAAGGGAAATTTGTCCGTCAGTCCGGCGGTAAGGGCCAATACGGACATGTGTGGCTTGAAATTGAACCGCTTGAGCGCGGTCAAGGCTACATCTTCGAAAACAAGATTGTCGGCGGTGTGGTTCCGAAGGAATACATCCCGGCTGTGGACGAAGGTGTGCAAGAAGCGATGGAAAATGGCGTCCTGGCGGGTTACCCGTTGATCGATATAAAAGTTGCCCTGGTGGACGGCTCGTACCACGATGTCGACTCCTCGGAAATGGCGTTCAAGATCGCCGGTTCCATGGCGTTGAAAGCGGGTGCGCTGAAAGCCGATCCGGTACTCCTTGAACCGATCATGAAGGTGGAAGTCACCGTGCCGGAAGAGTACATGGGTGACATCATGGGTGACATCAACTCCCGTCGCGGACGAATCGAGGGTATGGAAGCCATTCCGGGTGGACAGATCATCCGGGGCTACGTGCCGCTCGCCGAGATGTTCGGTTATGCGACCTCGCTGCGTTCGCGCACGCAAGGACGCGGGACCTATTCGATGGTATTCCATTCCTACGAAGAGGTTCCGAAGAACATCGCACAAGAGATCATCGCGAAAAACAAAGGGTAATCACCCACAAGTAAAAGAGTGAGGAGTGAACAAACATGGCAAAAGCAAAATTTGAACGCACCAAGCCGCACGTTAACATCGGCACCATCGGTCACGTCGACCATGGCAAAACGACTCTGACTGCTGCCATCACCACCGTGTTGGCTCAACGCGGTAAAGCGCAAGCGATGGCTTATGATCAAATCGATAAAGCTCCGGAAGAGCGCGAGCGCGGGATTACCATTAACACCGCACACGTGGAATACGAGACGGAAAACCGTCACTATGCGCACGTCGACTGCCCGGGCCACGCTGACTACGTGAAAAACATGATCACGGGTGCCGCTCAGATGGACGGTGCGATTCTCGTTGTGTCGGCTGCTGACGGTCCGATGCCGCAAACCCGCGAGCACATCCTGTTGTCCCGTCAGGTGGGCGTTCCTTACATCGTCGTGTTCATGAACAAGTGCGACATGGTGGATGATGAGGAACTGCTCGACCTGGTGGAAATGGAAATTCGCGACCTGCTGTCCGAGTACGAATTCCCGGGCGACGATGTTCCGGTGATCCGCGGTTCCGCCTTGAAAGCTCTGGAAGATCCGAACGGCGAATGGGCGAAGAAAATCGATGAACTGATGGAAGCTGTGGACACCTACATCCCGGAACCGGCTCGTGAAACCGACAAGCCCTTCCTGATGCCTGTGGAAGACGTGTTCACGATCACCGGTCGTGGTACGGTTGCTACTGGTCGTGTCGAGCGGGGCGTTCTGAAAGTAGGCGACGAAGTGGAAATCGTCGGTCTGGCGGAAGAACCGCGCAAAACGGTTGCAACCGGTATCGAAATGTTCCGCAAGCTGCTCGACCAAGCGCAAGCGGGTGACAACATCGGTGCGCTGCTCCGCGGTATCGACCGGAAAGATGTGGAGCGCGGACAAGTGTTGGTGAAGCCGGGTTCGATCAAGCCGCACACCAAGTTTAAAGCGGAAGTGTACGTCCTGACCAAAGAAGAAGGCGGCCGCCATACCCCGTTCTTCAACGGTTACCGTCCGCAATTCTATGTTCGCACGACCGACGTTACCGGCGTTGTGCATCTGCCGGCAGGAACCGAGATGGTGATGCCTGGCGACAACGTGACGATGGAAGTCGAACTGATTGCTCCGATCGCTCTCGAAGAAGGTACCCGTTTCGCGATCCGCGAAGGTGGACGTACCGTTGGTGCGGGCGTGGTCGTGTCGATCATTCAGTAACAAAAATACAACCGGGTCGAAAGGCCCGGTTTTTTCATGCTGATTGCCGAAAGGCGGTTTATCCGCTCGCCGGTCTAAAATCTTTTTGGTGTTATGTATTTTTTTTCGGAGAAAAGCATTGTGTTTATCTCTACTTTTTTGTATAATTTCGTATTGTTGGTCTTAGACTGCGATGAGGCGAAAGGTTGCTGATGCACCGTCATTTGTTGCCATATGCGGGGCCAATCAGGGAAATTTTCGCGGAGTATGTCCACACATTGGGCGATAAAGGAGGGAATTCATATGGCAAAGCAAAAAATCCGCATCCGCCTGAAAGCGTTCGATCACAAAGTACTGGACGCTTCCGCTGAGAAAATTGTCGACACAGCCAAGCGTTCGGGTGCTTCCGTGTCTGGTCCGATCCCGCTTCCGACGGAGAAGCAGGTGATTACGATCTTGCGTGCGCCGCACAAATATAAGGACTCGCGCGAGCAGTTCGAGATGCGGACACACAAGCGGTTGATCGACATCGTCAATCCGACGCCGCAAACGGTCGATGCACTGATGCGTTTGGACTTGCCGTCGGGTGTCGACATTGAAATCAAACTGTAAGAAGAGGTCGGGACACACCCGGTCGAGTTGATTTGACGGTACTACGAATCCTCTGTCCCTTCGCCTTTGGGGAGAATGATTCGAATCTTGGGAGGTGTTTGTATGAAAGGCATTTTGGGACGCAAGCTGGGCATGACGCAAGTGTTTACCGAAGACGGAAAGGTTGTACCAGTGACTGTCATCGAAGCGGGCCCGTGCGTGGTACTGCAGAAAAAAGATTTGCAAAACGATGGGTATGAGGCCGTACAACTCGGCTTTGCTGATAAAAAACGGGCGAACAAACCGGAGTCCGGCCATGCTGCGAAGGCGGGCACAACCCCGAAACGGTACGTGCGCGAACTCCGCGGTGTCGATCTGGCCCAGTACGAAGTGGGGCAAGTGGTGAAAGCGGACGTATTTTCCGCCGGTGAATTGGTCGACGTGGTCGGAATCTCGAAGGGAAAAGGTTTCGCCGGTGCGATTAAGCGGCACAACCAAGCCCGCGGTCCGATGGCACACGGTTCCCGTTACCATCGCGGACCTGGTTCGCTCGGTTCGATCGCTCCGAACCGCGTGTTCAAGGGACAAACGCTGCCGGGCCGGATGGGTGGCGAGCGCGTGACCGTGCAAAACCTGGAAGTTGTGAAAGTGGATCCGGAGCGGAATTTGCTGTTGGTGAAAGGTTCGGTTCCGGGCCCGAAAAATTCGTTCGTAACCGTTAAGACGGCTGTCAAGTCCGTGAAATAACTTTGCGAGGAAAGGGGGAAACATTCATGCCGAAAGTTCCTGTTTTGAATATGGAAGGTAAGCAAGTGGGAGAGATTGAGCTGGCGGACTCCATCTTCGGAATCGAACCGAACAAGCATGTTCTGCACGAGGCGGTCGTGATGCAGCTGGCAAGCATGCGCCGGGGTACGCACGACGTGAAGAACCGGTCGGAAGTACGCGGCGGCGGTCGCAAGCCGTGGCGGCAAAAAGGTACCGGTCGCGCTCGTCATGGTTCGATTCGCGCTCCGCAATGGGTCGGCGGCGGTGTCGTGTTCGGTCCGACTCCGCGTTCCTATGCGTATAAATTGCCGAAAAAAGTGCGCCGTCTGGCTCTGAAATCGGCTCTCTCGACGAAAGTCAAGGACAATTCGATCATCGTGCTCGATTCGTTGAATTTTGACGTGCCGAAAACGAAAGAAATGATCCGTGTACTGGAAAACGTGAAAGCAGCGAAAAAGGCGCTGCTCGTTGACATGGGCAACAATGTCAACGCACAACTGTCGGCTCGCAACATTCCCGGCGTGAAGTTCGTGACCGCAACCGGCATCAACGTGTATGACCTGCTGAACCACGATTCTTTGGTCATCACCAAAGACGCGGTTGCAAAAGTGGAGGAGGTGTTCGCGTAAT
Proteins encoded in this region:
- a CDS encoding ribosomal L7Ae/L30e/S12e/Gadd45 family protein, whose protein sequence is MPYERIRSAKQVAVGTNQTTKALEQSVAKEVFVAKDADKKIVDRIVRLCETKNTPFFWVDSMKQLGKVCGIEVGAAVAAILQE
- the rplD gene encoding 50S ribosomal protein L4, which gives rise to MPKVPVLNMEGKQVGEIELADSIFGIEPNKHVLHEAVVMQLASMRRGTHDVKNRSEVRGGGRKPWRQKGTGRARHGSIRAPQWVGGGVVFGPTPRSYAYKLPKKVRRLALKSALSTKVKDNSIIVLDSLNFDVPKTKEMIRVLENVKAAKKALLVDMGNNVNAQLSARNIPGVKFVTATGINVYDLLNHDSLVITKDAVAKVEEVFA
- the rpsJ gene encoding 30S ribosomal protein S10: MAKQKIRIRLKAFDHKVLDASAEKIVDTAKRSGASVSGPIPLPTEKQVITILRAPHKYKDSREQFEMRTHKRLIDIVNPTPQTVDALMRLDLPSGVDIEIKL
- the rpsL gene encoding 30S ribosomal protein S12 is translated as MPTINQLVRKGRKAVEKKSTAPALQKGYNSFEKVQTNQSSPQKRGVCTRVGTMTPKKPNSALRKYARVRLSNGIEVTAYIPGIGHNLQEHSVVLVRGGRVKDLPGVRYHIVRGALDTAGVKDRMQGRSKYGAKRPKAKS
- the rpoC gene encoding DNA-directed RNA polymerase subunit beta', with the protein product MLDVNNFEFMKIGLASPEKIRSWSHGEVKKPETINYRTLKPEKEGLFCEKIFGPTRDWECHCGKYKRVRYKGVVCDRCGVEVTRAKVRRERMGHIELAAPVSHIWFFKGIPSRMGLILDMSPRALEEVIYFASYVVTDPGDTPLEKKQLLSEKEYRANREKYGYAFQAGMGAEAIKKLLMEIDLDKEVELLKEELKTAQGQRRNRAIKRLEVLEAFRTSGNRPEWMILDVLPVIPPELRPMVQLDGGRFATSDLNDLYRRVINRNNRLKRLLDLGAPDIIVQNEKRMLQEAVDALIDNGRRGRPVTGPGNRPLKSLSHMLKGKQGRFRQNLLGKRVDYSGRSVIVVGPHLRMYQCGLPKEMALELFKPFVMKELVAKGLAHNIKSAKRKVERVSPEVWDVLEEVIREHPVLLNRAPTLHRLGIQAFEPVLVEGRAIKLHPLVCTAYNADFDGDQMAVHVPLSAEAQAEARLLMLAAHNILNPKDGKPVVTPTQDMVLGSYYLTMEKLGNPGEGRIFATAHEAILAYQMGQIALHTRICIPVKALGKTNFSPEQEKGLLITTVGKIIFNEIFPSDFPYINVGDKKNLLKGVPEEFFILDKGIDLKKRVQELPLQNAVVKGFLGTIISEVFNRYGTTQTAEILDKIKALGFSYSTKAGITISVADITVPEEKKEILAEAEKKVQTVTNQYRRGLITDDERYDRVISIWSKAKDQITEVLMKSLDRYNPIYMMANSGARGNVSQITQLAGMRGLMANPSGRIIELPIKSNFREGLTVLEYFISTHGARKGLADTALRTADSGYLTRRLVDVAQDVIVREVDCGTDKGIIVDEIRDGKEVIEDLFDRINGRVAFETVKHPQTGEIIVRKNELITEEMARAIVDAGIERVRIRSVLSCRTQHGVCIKCYGRNLATGKMVEIGEAVGIIAAQSIGEPGTQLTMRTFHTGGVAGDDITQGLPRIQELFEARNPKGQAIITEMDGEVTDIREVKDKREIEITSETETKVYPVPYGSRIRVSVGQKVEAGDELTEGSVDPKDMLKVKGLRGVQNYLLREVQRVYRLQGVDINDKHIEVMVRQMLRKVRIVDNGDTELLPGTYVDIHEFEAANLRALLDGREPAVGRPALLGITKASLETDSFLSAASFQETTRVLTEAAIKGKVDRLLGLKENVIIGKLVPAGTGMSRYRNIKLEEDAPAPDNPEVKEEAAAEREVETVAE
- the tuf gene encoding elongation factor Tu; translation: MAKAKFERTKPHVNIGTIGHVDHGKTTLTAAITTVLAQRGKAQAMAYDQIDKAPEERERGITINTAHVEYETENRHYAHVDCPGHADYVKNMITGAAQMDGAILVVSAADGPMPQTREHILLSRQVGVPYIVVFMNKCDMVDDEELLDLVEMEIRDLLSEYEFPGDDVPVIRGSALKALEDPNGEWAKKIDELMEAVDTYIPEPARETDKPFLMPVEDVFTITGRGTVATGRVERGVLKVGDEVEIVGLAEEPRKTVATGIEMFRKLLDQAQAGDNIGALLRGIDRKDVERGQVLVKPGSIKPHTKFKAEVYVLTKEEGGRHTPFFNGYRPQFYVRTTDVTGVVHLPAGTEMVMPGDNVTMEVELIAPIALEEGTRFAIREGGRTVGAGVVVSIIQ
- the rplC gene encoding 50S ribosomal protein L3 codes for the protein MKGILGRKLGMTQVFTEDGKVVPVTVIEAGPCVVLQKKDLQNDGYEAVQLGFADKKRANKPESGHAAKAGTTPKRYVRELRGVDLAQYEVGQVVKADVFSAGELVDVVGISKGKGFAGAIKRHNQARGPMAHGSRYHRGPGSLGSIAPNRVFKGQTLPGRMGGERVTVQNLEVVKVDPERNLLLVKGSVPGPKNSFVTVKTAVKSVK
- the rpsG gene encoding 30S ribosomal protein S7 encodes the protein MPRKGPVPRREITPDPVYNHEMVARLINKVMKDGKKGLAERIVYGAFEKVREKAGKDPVEVFETALKNVMPVLEVKARRVGGANYQVPVEVRPERRTTLGIRWLVNYARQRGEKTMQEKLANEILDAANNTGGAVKKREDTHKMAEANKAFAHYRW
- the fusA gene encoding elongation factor G, with the protein product MARAFPLEKTRNIGIMAHIDAGKTTTTERILFYTGRVHKIGEVHEGAATMDWMVQEQERGITITSAATTCQWKGHRINIIDTPGHVDFTVEVERSLRVLDGAVGVFCAKGGVEPQSETVWRQADKYGVPRIAYVNKMDIIGADFYRAVQQMRDRLKKNAVPIQLPIGAEDTFVGMVDLVEMKAIIYTDDLGKVSEAREIPDEMKDQAEEYRTKLVEAVAEIDEELMMKYLEGEELTVDEIKAALRKGTISGQIVPVLCGSSYKNKGVQPMLDAVVDYLPSPVDVPDIKGVTADGTETTRKSSDDEPFAALAFKIMSDPYVGKLAFFRVYSGVLNSGSYVLNSTKNKRERIGRILQMHANHREEISTVYAGDIAAAVGLKDTTTGDTLCDEKNVVILESMEFPDPVISVAIEPKTKADQDKMGLALAKLAEEDPTFRTHTDQETGQTIISGMGELHLEIIVDRLQREFKVEANVGKPQVAYKETIKGRTRVEGKFVRQSGGKGQYGHVWLEIEPLERGQGYIFENKIVGGVVPKEYIPAVDEGVQEAMENGVLAGYPLIDIKVALVDGSYHDVDSSEMAFKIAGSMALKAGALKADPVLLEPIMKVEVTVPEEYMGDIMGDINSRRGRIEGMEAIPGGQIIRGYVPLAEMFGYATSLRSRTQGRGTYSMVFHSYEEVPKNIAQEIIAKNKG